In one window of Cryptococcus neoformans var. neoformans JEC21 chromosome 7 sequence DNA:
- a CDS encoding phosphatidylserine decarboxylase 1 precursor, putative: protein MFLPQYGRVLKRSVNVPYRHPARAPICAGFRRETVAAARLFVRSNSTKPPKFEPSDFKAEPRNPGSTKNAENHQSSKGKTLNEKVAQAWSTPTKWYPIPIALGALVLLAVQYRKQTRGEIEVETQGPEGAVIRRSGNRVDGPWQVRVMGALPLRSLSQLWGYLNGLVLPVWFRPFGFKLYAKIFGCNLDEVPKDLTEYESLGDFFYRELKDGVRPIAEAPMVSPADGRVLHFGEIAGERVEQVKGITYSLEALLGSQSDLHGQPIDIPRSNSEAEVVDDEHFAKINDIPYSLTALLGQGPSRKRAQADYSEAQPVGKIEDASHPPEGQAVGHDASVAASLGTSALDSKTDGSTKLPSLSEHSKLFFLVIYLAPGDYHRFHSPTTWIVERRRHFTGDLFSVSPYIANRMKDLFVLNERVALLGRWKYGFYSMIPVGATNVGSIKVNFDEALRTNTRVLTHPPKTYAEATYNSASILKGQPLLAGEEMGGFRLGSTIVLVFEAPEKWKFHLKAGESVKVGQPLGAFEE, encoded by the exons ATGTTTCTCCCACAGTATGGGCGAGTCCTGAAGCGATCTGTCAACGTTCCTTATCGGCATCCGGCGCGTGCTCCTATCTGCGCCGGTTTTCGCCGCGAGACCGTCGCTGCAGCTCGACTCTTTGTAAGATCGAACAGTACAAAACCCCCAAAGTTTGAACCATCAGACTTCAAGGCGGAACCCAGAAATCCAGGATCAACGAAAAATGCGGAGAATCACCAGAGCTCAAAAGGCAAAACCCTGAACG AAAAGGTGGCTCAAGCCTGGTCTACGCCCACCAAATGGTATCCTATTCCCATTGCTCTCGGTGCGCTTGTATTACTAGCAGTTCAGTATCGCAAGCAAACCCGTGGTGAAATTGAAGTAGAAACACAGGGACCAGAAGGAGCTGTCATTAGAAGATCTGGAAATCGAGTAGATGGACCATGGCAG GTACGAGTGATGGGTGCTCTCCCATTGCGGTCGCTTTCACAATTGTGGGGTTATCTCAACGGCCTTGTTCTCCCCGTTTGGTTTCGTCCGTTTGGCTTCAAGCTATATGCCAAGATCTTTGGTTGTAACCTTGATGAAGTACCCAAAGACCTTACAGAGTATGAGAGCTTGGGAGATTTCTTCTACCGAGAGCTCAAAGATGGTGTGAGACCTATAGCTGAAGCTCCCATG GTATCACCGGCTGATGGCCGAGTCCTTCATTTTGGAGAGATTGCCGGCGAGCGGGTTGAACAGGTCAAGGGCATCACCTACTCTCTTGAGGCCCTTCTTGGCTCTCAATCCGATCTCCATGGTCAACCAATCGACATTCCACGCAGTAACTCTGAAGCTGAAGTTGTAGACGATGAGCACTTTGCTAAAATCAACGATATTCCCTACTCTCTCACCGCTCTTCTTGGCCAAGGCCCCAGCCGAAAGAGAGCTCAAGCCGATTACTCCGAGGCCCAGCCCGTAGGCAAAATTGAAGACGCCAGTCATCCACCAGAAGGTCAAGCAGTTGGGCATGACGCGTCAGTTGCTGCATCCCTGGGTACCAGTGCTCTTGACTCCAAAACCGATGGTTCTACCAAGCTGCCTAGTTTATCCGAACATAgcaagctcttcttccttgtcaTTTATCTCGCCCCTGGCGACTATCACCGATTCCATTCCCCCACAACTTGGATTGTTGAGCGTCGTCGACACTTTACCGGCGATCTTTTCTCCGTCTCACCATATATCGCCAATAGGATGAAGGACTTGTTTGTGCTAAACGAACGTGTCGCTCTGCTCGGCCGTTGGAAGTACGGCTTCTATTCAATGATTCCTGTGGGTGCCACCAATGTTGGTTCAATCAAGGTCAATTTCGATGAGGCCCTGCGTACAAACACACGTGTCCTCACTCACCCTCCCAAGACCTACGCGGAAGCTACATACAATTCAGCATCCATATTGAAGGGGCAGCCCCTTTTGGCAGGTGAAGAAATGGGTGGCTTTAGGTTGGGCAGTACAATTGTTCTTGTGTTTGAGGCACCTGAAAAGTGGAAATTCCACCTGAAGGCTGGCGAGAGTGTCAAAGTTGGGCAACCTTTAGGAGCGTTCGAGGAATAG
- a CDS encoding expressed protein codes for MSTNLQPIVAFLKRTYPLPSVDPKWVRQCVDALVEAGREPSIENVHIEFLYSDLSLCTRESPTFPEGELHDMIIFPKPTLLQIHAISEIGHSAYQIQTVMEQRSEVLSGRTRIRGLDDDEENEVEEGKVPPYPRGMLRLEVGDGRRIVRAMEYKRINDFVLGQTSLGSKIVVQNVRVLRGILLLTPENCRFLPDSCVQELEDLQRDQFVRDLQRRLGKLNPDGEGDGLVNPPPVIPPPVRGPGVRAPKPARNAPRQPTRASAAQPVRATLQTPVPLDRHVSKHPVPSNAVAGPSNGRMERQAAVVEDDDLGGFNDFDESFLRQVDEAESRAYAMQANSVSRSAPVEVDPYESDDDDFMILDESMIRQLDYAEAQAKQRQTSSAITETKSVSTQKRRSTADEIDDLEDDEFEFNESFIRQVDEAEALALASSSFTKKTTGKGAASSSTTRSATTSAVTDVIRKGAVQSTKDVVWKRTFSTDISSDVEVDSQKENRVPEIIEISD; via the exons ATGTCGACCAATTTACAGCCCATCGTCGCCTTTCTCAAGCGAACTTATCCACTTCCATCTGTCGACCCG AAATGGGTTCGCCAATGCGTAGATGCTCTCGTAGAGGCAGGGAGAGAACCTTCAATTGAAAACGTT CACATTGAATTTCTTTATTCTGATCTATCGCTGTGCACGCGAGAATCGCCAACTTTCCCAGAAGGAGAGCTACATGATATGATTATCTTTCCCAAGCCCACTCTCCTACAAATCCACGCCATAAGTGAAATTGGTCACTCGGCTTATCAGATTCAGACCGTGATGGAACAGCGATCAGAGGTCCTTTCTGGTCGGACTAGAATAAGAGGActtgatgacgacgaagagaatgaagtagaagaagggaaggtgCCGCCCTACCCTCGTGGAATGCTAAGACTAgaagttggagatggtAGGAGAATTGTGCGGGCCATGGAGTATAAGCGAATCAACGATTTTGTTCTGGGACAAACTTCTCTAGGTTCCAAA ATTGTCGTCCAGAACGTCAGAGTCCTTCGTGgaatcctcctcctcacaCCCGAGAACTGTCGTTTCCTCCCCGATAGTTGTGTCCAAGAATTGGAGGATTTACAAAGGGATCAATTTGTCCGTGATCTGCAAAGAAGACTCGGAAAGCTTAACCCCGATGGGGAGGGTGATGGGCTGGTCAATCCACCGCCAGTGATACCTCCCCCTGTGAGGGGCCCAGGAGTGCGAGCTCCAAAACCAGCTCGCAATGCCCCACGCCAACCGACGAGGGCGTCTGCGGCCCAGCCCGTCCGAGCTACTCTTCAGACCCCTGTCCCGTTGGATCGACATGTTTCCAAACACCCTGTCCCTTCTAATGCTGTCGCGGGTCCTTCCAACGGTAGAATGGAACGACAGGCAGCcgttgttgaagatgacgatcTTGGTGGCTTTAACGACTTTGATGAGAGTTTTCTGCGACAAGTGGACGAAGCAGAGTCTCGCGCATATGCCATGCAGGCTAATTCGGTTTCCAGGTCTGCACCCGTTGAAGTTGATCCCTATGAGagtgatgacgatgatttCATGATTCTCGATGAATCCATGATCCGCCAACTTGATTACGCCGAGGCCCAAGCAAAGCAAAGGCAAACAAGTAGCGCCATCACCGAAACAAAATCTGTTTCAACGCAAAAAAGACGGTCCACGGCGGATGAAATCGATGATctggaggatgacgagTTTGAATTCAATGAGAGTTTCATTCGACAAGTCGACGAGGCAGAagctttggctttggctAGCTCTTCATTTACCAAGAAGACAACAGGAAAAGGCgctgcttcttcgtcgACGACAAGATCAGCTACCACGTCAGCAGTGACGGACGTCATAAGAAAAGGGGCAGTGCAAAGTACCAAAGACGTTGTATGGAAGCGGACATTTTCGACGGATATTTCATCTGATGTAGAAGTGGATTCGCAGAAGGAGAATCGTGTACCAGAGATTATAGAGATATCTGACTAA
- a CDS encoding PHD-finger protein, putative: MPRQPPAKRARLSTRAISSTSEQPEVGPSRSVNDESPTKLDKGKGKAEATTTQTQEKQGKQSEGEMDATEELEAWQDFAADHYETVEQLPLELHRNFRLLRELDDGTLAQMDTLKKLIRTYVSGRIALEQPRSLSTPLEEAALKKSNREEDSIDAERAEETLSHHDSPQEGEEGVNPASEITAEPANSGEPSLNPSLTDEKQKEPGVPLADGAGGLIIPCSPESQTRVPARAKFPSLPSSPTARHNGAIENDDPNIDSLARAAAQQNRSSSIPLRASRPAGPHSLLPEISRLAREIVRTSDEKVAVAIGAYNAVDRHIRALDSALTAQEASILLGLRPSTLPSNAIDEALDLEGSTGKAGTGQLVDGRSRGQGTGDGVGEGDEREVTLGIGGGGSRKKGKKRKGKPKQREYQDGNEEGKVEENWNIPPDPNEPRYCYCNRVSFGEMIGCDNDECPLEWFHLQCLGFENPPTGKWLCDLCKPKTNGHGAGTSAGAARRSRVSGGRKR, encoded by the exons ATGCCCAGACAGCCTCCAGCCAAGCGCGCGAGGCTCTCCACCAGGGCGATTTCATCTACCTCGGAACAGCCAGAAGTTGGCCCATCTCGCTCTGTTAATGATGAATCACCCACTAAGCTTGAcaagggcaaaggcaaagcgGAAGCCACTACTACACAAACACAAGAAAAACAAGGCAAACAatcagaaggagagatggatgcaactgaagagcttgaagcaTGGCAAGATTTTGCTGCGGATCATTATGAAACGGTTGAGCAATTACCTTTGGAGCTGCATAGGAATTTTAGATTGCTGAGGGAGTTGGACGACGGCACGTTAG CACAAATGGATACGCTGAAGAAACTTATACGTACTTATGTGTCCGGAAGAATAGCTCTAGAACAACCAAGATCATTGTCAACTCCATTAGAAGAAGCGGCGCTCAAGAAAAGTAAtagggaggaggatagtATCGATGCTGAGAGGGCAGAGGAAACACTGTCACATCATGACTCAcctcaagaaggagaagaaggtgttAATCCAGCCTCTGAGATTACAGCGGAGCCGGCGAACTCGGGTGAACCGTCTTTAAACCCATCGTTAACAGATGAGAAACAGAAAGAGCCAGGTGTACCTCTAGCAGACGGTGCAGGTGGTCTCATCATTCCATGTTCACCAGAATCTCAAACAAGAGTCCCAGCACGAGCAAAAttcccttccttgccatcGTCACCAACGGCTCGACACAATGGGGCCATTGAGAATGACGATCCAAACATCGATTCTCTTGCCCGAGCTGCAGCCCAACAAAACCGTTCTTCGTCAATCCCGCTGAGAGCATCTCGACCGGCTGGTCCCCATTCTCTGCTGCCGGAAATTTCGCGCCTTGCCCGCGAAATTGTACGGACTAGCGATGAGAAAGTTGCTGTCGCCATCGGCGCTTACAACGCT GTTGACAGGCATATCCGCGCTCTGGATTCTGCGCTCACGGCCCAGGAAGCGtccatcctccttggtCTTCGCCCTTCAACACTCCCATCAAATGCCATCGACGAGGCTCTCGATCTAGAAGGTAGTACGGGCAAGGCGGGCACTGGGCAACTCGTAGATGGGCGGAGTCGTGGGCAAGGAACTGGAGACGGTGTGGGCGAAGGGGACGAACGGGAGGTGACACTAGGAATAGGTGGGGGCGGGtcgagaaagaaaggaaaaaagagaaaaggaaagccAAAACAAAGAGAATATCAGGACgggaatgaagaaggcaaggtgGAAGAAAACTGGAATATCCCTCCAGACCC AAATGAGCCGAGGTACTGCTATTGCAACAGAGTGTCGTTTGGAGAGATGATTGGCTGTGAT AACGACGAGTGCCCATTAGAATGgtttcatcttcaatgTTTAGGCTTTGAGAATCCGCCGACAGGCAAGTGGCTATGTGATCTATGTAAACCAAAAACAAACGGTCATGGTGCGGGGACTTCTGCGGGAGCGGCTAGAAGGAGCCGGGTCAgtgggggaaggaaaaggtag